One part of the Schistocerca piceifrons isolate TAMUIC-IGC-003096 chromosome 2, iqSchPice1.1, whole genome shotgun sequence genome encodes these proteins:
- the LOC124776818 gene encoding protein charybde-like encodes MEVLPCPVYVDFSSLGGCGQAVGPDEAESAEARDALSRRLEAELRAARGGGAVGGIALPPALLLTAAEHVLQMATTEPYGLRGCTLYVDLETGKQPAERIRLATVKCAPDTLTTFELFLTLRQETSWKAALPQFLKNLTSNGALLLSNDFTLKKKRLFRTYAE; translated from the exons ATGGAAGTCTTACCGTGTCCCGTTTACGTGGATTTCTCCAGTCTTGGAG GTTGTGGGCAGGCGGTGGGGCCTGATGAGGCGGAGAGCGCGGAGGCGAGGGACGCGTTGTCGCGGCGCCTGGAGGCGGAGCTGCGGGCGGCGCGCGGGGGCGGCGCTGTGGGCGGCATCGCGCTGCCCCCGGCGCTGCTGCTCACCGCCGCCGAACACGTCCTACAGATGGCCACCACAGAGCCCTACGGTCTTAG GGGCTGCACGCTGTACGTGGACCTGGAGACGGGTAAGCAGCCGGCAGAGAGGATACGACTCGCGACCGTGAAATGTGCGCCGGACACGCTCACCACCTTCGAACTCTTCCTTACTCTGCGCCAGGAAACCTCCTGGAAGGCTGCCTTACCGCAGTTCCTCAA GAACCTGACGAGCAACGGCGCCCTCCTGCTGAGCAACGACTTCACGCTGAAGAAGAAGCGCCTCTTCCGGACGTACGCCGAGTGA